The following coding sequences are from one Neodiprion lecontei isolate iyNeoLeco1 chromosome 7, iyNeoLeco1.1, whole genome shotgun sequence window:
- the LOC107219065 gene encoding DNA mismatch repair protein Msh2 isoform X1, which translates to MAVQPNQQFNMDNATQQSFVRFFKNLPEKPSSTIRFFNRTEYYTLHGSDALFAAKEIYKSTAGCKMLGAEPYKTEGLILSKSNFENFVRDLLLVKQYRVEVFVNQGSGKNQDWILEYKGSPGNLVQFEDILFSNNDVAVSTSVMAVKLGGEAKNRIVGVSCVDSVERLISVCEFADDDLFSNLEALVISLGPKECLIIQGDGSQEFQTLKQLMERSNIMVTLRKKSDFSTDSIVQDMNTLLNFRKGQQRNAQTLVEMNLKVAMAGTSAIIKYLELTSDEGNFNQFKVKQLEQSRFVRLDAAAVRALSIEPRGDLPSGTSTGAPNSILNLLDRCRTPQGHRLISQWIRQPLRDIALIKERHDIVETLVKDNELRSSLMEDHLRRVPDLQQLAKKLAKKKVTLQDCCRIYFCVSHLPVLTEQLCNAKYGAAMKAMIVDPLRELISDMDKYQQMIEQTIDLEAAEKGDYMVKPEFNNDLQELKLKMNDLEEEIQGLINKVATDLSLEAGKVLKLESNQQFGYYFRITLKEEKSIRNKKGYTTIDSNKSGVRFTNQKLTSLNEDFISVRDQYLEEQKSVISEIINIAAGYTGPVHSIGSVTAQLDVLTAFALASANAPRAYVRPEMCSSDVGELNLIQARHPCLELQEGVDFIANDVSFKRDECTFHIITGPNMGGKSTYIRTTGVVALLAHIGCFVPCDSAKISILDCILARVGADDSQTKGLSTFMTEMIETAAILRTATSNSLVIIDELGRGTSTYEGCGIAWSIADHLATELKPYCLFATHFHEITRLAEDVPTVKNLQVTAVVGDNKLTLLYRVKPGVCDQSFGIHVAKMANFPDHVVEAAEKKLIELEDCQKITFEGSDDPAARRKIIKAGDELIAIFAAKCKALDPSLTKPEIENKIQLYKEEILSHNNPYINALLSSP; encoded by the exons ATGGCTGTTCAACCAAATCAACAGTTCAACATGG aCAATGCGACGCAACAGAGCTTTGTCAGATTCTTTAAAAATCTTCCTGAA AAACCATCTAGTACGATACGATTTTTCAACAGGACAGAATACTACACGCTACATGGAAGCGATGCCTTGTTCGCGGCTAAGGAGATCTACAAAAGTACAGCTGGCTGCAAGATGCTCGGTGCTG AGCCATACAAAACGGAAGGATTGATCCTAAGCAAGTccaactttgaaaattttgttcgtGATTTGTTGCTGGTCAAACAGTACAGAGTGGAAGTGTTTGTTAATCAAGGATCAGGAAAGAATCAGGATTGGATTCTAGAATACAAAGGATCTCCGGGAAATTTAGTTCAATTTGAGGATATTCTGTTCAGCAATAATGATGTCGCAGTCAGTACCTCGGTTATGGCTGTGAAACTTGGTGGTGAGGCAAAAAACAGG ATAGTCGGAGTGAGTTGCGTAGATTCAGTTGAGCGTTTAATTTCTGTTTGCGAATTTGCCGACGACGATTTGTTCTCAAACCTAGAAGCGCTTGTGATTTCCCTTGGACCAAAAGAATGCTTAATAATTCAAGGGGATGGCAGTCAAgagtttcaaactttgaaacaG TTAATGGAACGAAGTAACATCATGGTCACGCTAAGAAAGAAGAGTGATTTTTCAACGGATTCAATTGTTCAAGACATGAACACGCTTCTGAACTTCAGGAAAGGCCAGCAAAGAAATGCCCAGACACTTGtggaaatgaatttaaaagtGGCTATGGCGGGAACATCAGCGATTATCAAATATCTTGAG TTGACATCGGACGAAGGAAATTTCAATCAGTTCAAGGTAAAACAATTGGAACAGTCTAGATTCGTCAGATTAGATGCAGCAGCAGTGAGAGCGCTGAGCATCGAACCACGCGGCGATCTTCCTTCTGGGACAAGTACAGGCGCTCCGAATAGCATACTGAATCTCTTGGATCGATGCAGAACCCCACAAGGACACAGATTGATATCTCAGTGGATTAGACAACCGCTGCGAGACATTGCGTTGATCAAAGAACGACATGACATTGTTGAAACTTTGGTAAAAGACAACGAATTGAGGTCCTCTCTGATGGAAGATCATCTGAGACGCGTACCCGATCTTCAGCAGCTTGCAAAAAAGTTAGCCAAAAAGAAAGTCACTCTACAGGATTGTtgcag AATTTACTTTTGTGTCTCGCACTTGCCAGTACTCACTGAGCAATTGTGTAATGCAAAATATGGCGCGGCGATGAAGGCAATGATAGTAGATCCACTCAGAGAGCTTATTTCTGATATGGATAAGTATCAACAAATGATAGAACAAACTATTGATTTGGAAGCTGCAGAGAAGGGTGATTACATGGTGAAACCAGAATTTAATAACGATTTGCAAG AGCTTAAGCTGAAAATGAATGATTTGGAGGAAGAAATACAAGGCCTGATCAACAAAGTTGCCACAGACTTGTCTCTTGAAGCTGGAAAAGTTCTCAAACTGGAATCGAATCAACAGTTTGGatattattttcgaataacgttgaaagaagaaaagtcTATCAGGAACAAGAAAGGCTACACAACTATAGATTCAAACAAAAGCGGCGTGAGGTTTACAAACCAGAAACTGACGTCTCTTAATGAAGACTTCATAAGCGTCAGGGATCAGTATTTGGAAGAACAAAAATCTGTCATTTCAGAAATCATCAACATCGCAG CTGGATACACTGGACCAGTTCATTCCATCGGTTCTGTGACAGCTCAGCTCGACGTACTTACAGCTTTTGCATTAGCTTCAGCTAACGCTCCGAGAGCTTATGTTAGACCAGAAATGTGTTCCAGTGATGTTGGCGAGTTAAATCTCATTCAGGCAAGACATCCTTGCCTAGAACTTCAGGAAGGGGTGGATTTCATCGCAAACGATGTCAGCTTCAAAAGAG ACGAATGCACCTTTCACATAATAACTGGGCCAAATATGGGCGGAAAAAGTACGTACATTCGAACAACAGGAGTTGTCGCTCTGCTAGCTCACATTGGCTGTTTTGTGCCTTGTGATagtgcaaaaatttcaatacttgATTGTATTTTGGCGAGAGTCGGAGCCGATGATTCTCAAACTAAAGGACTTTCTACCTTCATGACTGAGATGATTGAAACAGCGGCTATTTTAAGG ACTGCAACGTCTAATTCTCTTGTCATAATCGACGAACTTGGTAGAGGAACTTCCACGTATGAGGGTTGCGGAATAGCTTGGTCTATAGCCGA TCATTTGGCCACAGAACTCAAACCTTACTGTCTCTTCGCTACTCATTTCCATGAAATAACGAGGCTAGCAGAAGATGTACCAACAGTAAAGAATCTCCAAGTAACTGCAGTTGTCGGAGACAACAAGCTCACTTTACTGTATCGCGTTAAACCAGGTGTTTGCGACCAAAGTTTCGGAATACACGTTGCTAAAATGGCAAACTTTCCAGACCATGTTGTGGAG GCCgctgaaaaaaaactgattgaATTGGAAGATTGTcaaaaaataacttttgaaggcTCGGATGATCCAGCAgctagaagaaaaattataaaa gctGGAGACGAGCTGATCGCAATTTTTGCAGCCAAATGCAAAGCACTCGATCCATCATTAACGAAGccagaaattgaaaacaaaattcagtTATACAAAGAAGAGATTCTTTCTCACAACAATCCTTATATAAATGCACTGTTGTCGAGTCCGTGA
- the LOC107219065 gene encoding DNA mismatch repair protein Msh2 isoform X2, which translates to MLSRLKNSLLINVLYKKPSSTIRFFNRTEYYTLHGSDALFAAKEIYKSTAGCKMLGAEPYKTEGLILSKSNFENFVRDLLLVKQYRVEVFVNQGSGKNQDWILEYKGSPGNLVQFEDILFSNNDVAVSTSVMAVKLGGEAKNRIVGVSCVDSVERLISVCEFADDDLFSNLEALVISLGPKECLIIQGDGSQEFQTLKQLMERSNIMVTLRKKSDFSTDSIVQDMNTLLNFRKGQQRNAQTLVEMNLKVAMAGTSAIIKYLELTSDEGNFNQFKVKQLEQSRFVRLDAAAVRALSIEPRGDLPSGTSTGAPNSILNLLDRCRTPQGHRLISQWIRQPLRDIALIKERHDIVETLVKDNELRSSLMEDHLRRVPDLQQLAKKLAKKKVTLQDCCRIYFCVSHLPVLTEQLCNAKYGAAMKAMIVDPLRELISDMDKYQQMIEQTIDLEAAEKGDYMVKPEFNNDLQELKLKMNDLEEEIQGLINKVATDLSLEAGKVLKLESNQQFGYYFRITLKEEKSIRNKKGYTTIDSNKSGVRFTNQKLTSLNEDFISVRDQYLEEQKSVISEIINIAAGYTGPVHSIGSVTAQLDVLTAFALASANAPRAYVRPEMCSSDVGELNLIQARHPCLELQEGVDFIANDVSFKRDECTFHIITGPNMGGKSTYIRTTGVVALLAHIGCFVPCDSAKISILDCILARVGADDSQTKGLSTFMTEMIETAAILRTATSNSLVIIDELGRGTSTYEGCGIAWSIADHLATELKPYCLFATHFHEITRLAEDVPTVKNLQVTAVVGDNKLTLLYRVKPGVCDQSFGIHVAKMANFPDHVVEAAEKKLIELEDCQKITFEGSDDPAARRKIIKAGDELIAIFAAKCKALDPSLTKPEIENKIQLYKEEILSHNNPYINALLSSP; encoded by the exons ATGCTGTCAAGGTTGAAGAATTCTTTGTTAATTAATGTGCTATATAAA AAACCATCTAGTACGATACGATTTTTCAACAGGACAGAATACTACACGCTACATGGAAGCGATGCCTTGTTCGCGGCTAAGGAGATCTACAAAAGTACAGCTGGCTGCAAGATGCTCGGTGCTG AGCCATACAAAACGGAAGGATTGATCCTAAGCAAGTccaactttgaaaattttgttcgtGATTTGTTGCTGGTCAAACAGTACAGAGTGGAAGTGTTTGTTAATCAAGGATCAGGAAAGAATCAGGATTGGATTCTAGAATACAAAGGATCTCCGGGAAATTTAGTTCAATTTGAGGATATTCTGTTCAGCAATAATGATGTCGCAGTCAGTACCTCGGTTATGGCTGTGAAACTTGGTGGTGAGGCAAAAAACAGG ATAGTCGGAGTGAGTTGCGTAGATTCAGTTGAGCGTTTAATTTCTGTTTGCGAATTTGCCGACGACGATTTGTTCTCAAACCTAGAAGCGCTTGTGATTTCCCTTGGACCAAAAGAATGCTTAATAATTCAAGGGGATGGCAGTCAAgagtttcaaactttgaaacaG TTAATGGAACGAAGTAACATCATGGTCACGCTAAGAAAGAAGAGTGATTTTTCAACGGATTCAATTGTTCAAGACATGAACACGCTTCTGAACTTCAGGAAAGGCCAGCAAAGAAATGCCCAGACACTTGtggaaatgaatttaaaagtGGCTATGGCGGGAACATCAGCGATTATCAAATATCTTGAG TTGACATCGGACGAAGGAAATTTCAATCAGTTCAAGGTAAAACAATTGGAACAGTCTAGATTCGTCAGATTAGATGCAGCAGCAGTGAGAGCGCTGAGCATCGAACCACGCGGCGATCTTCCTTCTGGGACAAGTACAGGCGCTCCGAATAGCATACTGAATCTCTTGGATCGATGCAGAACCCCACAAGGACACAGATTGATATCTCAGTGGATTAGACAACCGCTGCGAGACATTGCGTTGATCAAAGAACGACATGACATTGTTGAAACTTTGGTAAAAGACAACGAATTGAGGTCCTCTCTGATGGAAGATCATCTGAGACGCGTACCCGATCTTCAGCAGCTTGCAAAAAAGTTAGCCAAAAAGAAAGTCACTCTACAGGATTGTtgcag AATTTACTTTTGTGTCTCGCACTTGCCAGTACTCACTGAGCAATTGTGTAATGCAAAATATGGCGCGGCGATGAAGGCAATGATAGTAGATCCACTCAGAGAGCTTATTTCTGATATGGATAAGTATCAACAAATGATAGAACAAACTATTGATTTGGAAGCTGCAGAGAAGGGTGATTACATGGTGAAACCAGAATTTAATAACGATTTGCAAG AGCTTAAGCTGAAAATGAATGATTTGGAGGAAGAAATACAAGGCCTGATCAACAAAGTTGCCACAGACTTGTCTCTTGAAGCTGGAAAAGTTCTCAAACTGGAATCGAATCAACAGTTTGGatattattttcgaataacgttgaaagaagaaaagtcTATCAGGAACAAGAAAGGCTACACAACTATAGATTCAAACAAAAGCGGCGTGAGGTTTACAAACCAGAAACTGACGTCTCTTAATGAAGACTTCATAAGCGTCAGGGATCAGTATTTGGAAGAACAAAAATCTGTCATTTCAGAAATCATCAACATCGCAG CTGGATACACTGGACCAGTTCATTCCATCGGTTCTGTGACAGCTCAGCTCGACGTACTTACAGCTTTTGCATTAGCTTCAGCTAACGCTCCGAGAGCTTATGTTAGACCAGAAATGTGTTCCAGTGATGTTGGCGAGTTAAATCTCATTCAGGCAAGACATCCTTGCCTAGAACTTCAGGAAGGGGTGGATTTCATCGCAAACGATGTCAGCTTCAAAAGAG ACGAATGCACCTTTCACATAATAACTGGGCCAAATATGGGCGGAAAAAGTACGTACATTCGAACAACAGGAGTTGTCGCTCTGCTAGCTCACATTGGCTGTTTTGTGCCTTGTGATagtgcaaaaatttcaatacttgATTGTATTTTGGCGAGAGTCGGAGCCGATGATTCTCAAACTAAAGGACTTTCTACCTTCATGACTGAGATGATTGAAACAGCGGCTATTTTAAGG ACTGCAACGTCTAATTCTCTTGTCATAATCGACGAACTTGGTAGAGGAACTTCCACGTATGAGGGTTGCGGAATAGCTTGGTCTATAGCCGA TCATTTGGCCACAGAACTCAAACCTTACTGTCTCTTCGCTACTCATTTCCATGAAATAACGAGGCTAGCAGAAGATGTACCAACAGTAAAGAATCTCCAAGTAACTGCAGTTGTCGGAGACAACAAGCTCACTTTACTGTATCGCGTTAAACCAGGTGTTTGCGACCAAAGTTTCGGAATACACGTTGCTAAAATGGCAAACTTTCCAGACCATGTTGTGGAG GCCgctgaaaaaaaactgattgaATTGGAAGATTGTcaaaaaataacttttgaaggcTCGGATGATCCAGCAgctagaagaaaaattataaaa gctGGAGACGAGCTGATCGCAATTTTTGCAGCCAAATGCAAAGCACTCGATCCATCATTAACGAAGccagaaattgaaaacaaaattcagtTATACAAAGAAGAGATTCTTTCTCACAACAATCCTTATATAAATGCACTGTTGTCGAGTCCGTGA
- the LOC107219065 gene encoding DNA mismatch repair protein Msh2 isoform X3, producing MKPSSTIRFFNRTEYYTLHGSDALFAAKEIYKSTAGCKMLGAEPYKTEGLILSKSNFENFVRDLLLVKQYRVEVFVNQGSGKNQDWILEYKGSPGNLVQFEDILFSNNDVAVSTSVMAVKLGGEAKNRIVGVSCVDSVERLISVCEFADDDLFSNLEALVISLGPKECLIIQGDGSQEFQTLKQLMERSNIMVTLRKKSDFSTDSIVQDMNTLLNFRKGQQRNAQTLVEMNLKVAMAGTSAIIKYLELTSDEGNFNQFKVKQLEQSRFVRLDAAAVRALSIEPRGDLPSGTSTGAPNSILNLLDRCRTPQGHRLISQWIRQPLRDIALIKERHDIVETLVKDNELRSSLMEDHLRRVPDLQQLAKKLAKKKVTLQDCCRIYFCVSHLPVLTEQLCNAKYGAAMKAMIVDPLRELISDMDKYQQMIEQTIDLEAAEKGDYMVKPEFNNDLQELKLKMNDLEEEIQGLINKVATDLSLEAGKVLKLESNQQFGYYFRITLKEEKSIRNKKGYTTIDSNKSGVRFTNQKLTSLNEDFISVRDQYLEEQKSVISEIINIAAGYTGPVHSIGSVTAQLDVLTAFALASANAPRAYVRPEMCSSDVGELNLIQARHPCLELQEGVDFIANDVSFKRDECTFHIITGPNMGGKSTYIRTTGVVALLAHIGCFVPCDSAKISILDCILARVGADDSQTKGLSTFMTEMIETAAILRTATSNSLVIIDELGRGTSTYEGCGIAWSIADHLATELKPYCLFATHFHEITRLAEDVPTVKNLQVTAVVGDNKLTLLYRVKPGVCDQSFGIHVAKMANFPDHVVEAAEKKLIELEDCQKITFEGSDDPAARRKIIKAGDELIAIFAAKCKALDPSLTKPEIENKIQLYKEEILSHNNPYINALLSSP from the exons ATG AAACCATCTAGTACGATACGATTTTTCAACAGGACAGAATACTACACGCTACATGGAAGCGATGCCTTGTTCGCGGCTAAGGAGATCTACAAAAGTACAGCTGGCTGCAAGATGCTCGGTGCTG AGCCATACAAAACGGAAGGATTGATCCTAAGCAAGTccaactttgaaaattttgttcgtGATTTGTTGCTGGTCAAACAGTACAGAGTGGAAGTGTTTGTTAATCAAGGATCAGGAAAGAATCAGGATTGGATTCTAGAATACAAAGGATCTCCGGGAAATTTAGTTCAATTTGAGGATATTCTGTTCAGCAATAATGATGTCGCAGTCAGTACCTCGGTTATGGCTGTGAAACTTGGTGGTGAGGCAAAAAACAGG ATAGTCGGAGTGAGTTGCGTAGATTCAGTTGAGCGTTTAATTTCTGTTTGCGAATTTGCCGACGACGATTTGTTCTCAAACCTAGAAGCGCTTGTGATTTCCCTTGGACCAAAAGAATGCTTAATAATTCAAGGGGATGGCAGTCAAgagtttcaaactttgaaacaG TTAATGGAACGAAGTAACATCATGGTCACGCTAAGAAAGAAGAGTGATTTTTCAACGGATTCAATTGTTCAAGACATGAACACGCTTCTGAACTTCAGGAAAGGCCAGCAAAGAAATGCCCAGACACTTGtggaaatgaatttaaaagtGGCTATGGCGGGAACATCAGCGATTATCAAATATCTTGAG TTGACATCGGACGAAGGAAATTTCAATCAGTTCAAGGTAAAACAATTGGAACAGTCTAGATTCGTCAGATTAGATGCAGCAGCAGTGAGAGCGCTGAGCATCGAACCACGCGGCGATCTTCCTTCTGGGACAAGTACAGGCGCTCCGAATAGCATACTGAATCTCTTGGATCGATGCAGAACCCCACAAGGACACAGATTGATATCTCAGTGGATTAGACAACCGCTGCGAGACATTGCGTTGATCAAAGAACGACATGACATTGTTGAAACTTTGGTAAAAGACAACGAATTGAGGTCCTCTCTGATGGAAGATCATCTGAGACGCGTACCCGATCTTCAGCAGCTTGCAAAAAAGTTAGCCAAAAAGAAAGTCACTCTACAGGATTGTtgcag AATTTACTTTTGTGTCTCGCACTTGCCAGTACTCACTGAGCAATTGTGTAATGCAAAATATGGCGCGGCGATGAAGGCAATGATAGTAGATCCACTCAGAGAGCTTATTTCTGATATGGATAAGTATCAACAAATGATAGAACAAACTATTGATTTGGAAGCTGCAGAGAAGGGTGATTACATGGTGAAACCAGAATTTAATAACGATTTGCAAG AGCTTAAGCTGAAAATGAATGATTTGGAGGAAGAAATACAAGGCCTGATCAACAAAGTTGCCACAGACTTGTCTCTTGAAGCTGGAAAAGTTCTCAAACTGGAATCGAATCAACAGTTTGGatattattttcgaataacgttgaaagaagaaaagtcTATCAGGAACAAGAAAGGCTACACAACTATAGATTCAAACAAAAGCGGCGTGAGGTTTACAAACCAGAAACTGACGTCTCTTAATGAAGACTTCATAAGCGTCAGGGATCAGTATTTGGAAGAACAAAAATCTGTCATTTCAGAAATCATCAACATCGCAG CTGGATACACTGGACCAGTTCATTCCATCGGTTCTGTGACAGCTCAGCTCGACGTACTTACAGCTTTTGCATTAGCTTCAGCTAACGCTCCGAGAGCTTATGTTAGACCAGAAATGTGTTCCAGTGATGTTGGCGAGTTAAATCTCATTCAGGCAAGACATCCTTGCCTAGAACTTCAGGAAGGGGTGGATTTCATCGCAAACGATGTCAGCTTCAAAAGAG ACGAATGCACCTTTCACATAATAACTGGGCCAAATATGGGCGGAAAAAGTACGTACATTCGAACAACAGGAGTTGTCGCTCTGCTAGCTCACATTGGCTGTTTTGTGCCTTGTGATagtgcaaaaatttcaatacttgATTGTATTTTGGCGAGAGTCGGAGCCGATGATTCTCAAACTAAAGGACTTTCTACCTTCATGACTGAGATGATTGAAACAGCGGCTATTTTAAGG ACTGCAACGTCTAATTCTCTTGTCATAATCGACGAACTTGGTAGAGGAACTTCCACGTATGAGGGTTGCGGAATAGCTTGGTCTATAGCCGA TCATTTGGCCACAGAACTCAAACCTTACTGTCTCTTCGCTACTCATTTCCATGAAATAACGAGGCTAGCAGAAGATGTACCAACAGTAAAGAATCTCCAAGTAACTGCAGTTGTCGGAGACAACAAGCTCACTTTACTGTATCGCGTTAAACCAGGTGTTTGCGACCAAAGTTTCGGAATACACGTTGCTAAAATGGCAAACTTTCCAGACCATGTTGTGGAG GCCgctgaaaaaaaactgattgaATTGGAAGATTGTcaaaaaataacttttgaaggcTCGGATGATCCAGCAgctagaagaaaaattataaaa gctGGAGACGAGCTGATCGCAATTTTTGCAGCCAAATGCAAAGCACTCGATCCATCATTAACGAAGccagaaattgaaaacaaaattcagtTATACAAAGAAGAGATTCTTTCTCACAACAATCCTTATATAAATGCACTGTTGTCGAGTCCGTGA
- the LOC107219065 gene encoding DNA mismatch repair protein Msh2 isoform X4, whose protein sequence is MLGAEPYKTEGLILSKSNFENFVRDLLLVKQYRVEVFVNQGSGKNQDWILEYKGSPGNLVQFEDILFSNNDVAVSTSVMAVKLGGEAKNRIVGVSCVDSVERLISVCEFADDDLFSNLEALVISLGPKECLIIQGDGSQEFQTLKQLMERSNIMVTLRKKSDFSTDSIVQDMNTLLNFRKGQQRNAQTLVEMNLKVAMAGTSAIIKYLELTSDEGNFNQFKVKQLEQSRFVRLDAAAVRALSIEPRGDLPSGTSTGAPNSILNLLDRCRTPQGHRLISQWIRQPLRDIALIKERHDIVETLVKDNELRSSLMEDHLRRVPDLQQLAKKLAKKKVTLQDCCRIYFCVSHLPVLTEQLCNAKYGAAMKAMIVDPLRELISDMDKYQQMIEQTIDLEAAEKGDYMVKPEFNNDLQELKLKMNDLEEEIQGLINKVATDLSLEAGKVLKLESNQQFGYYFRITLKEEKSIRNKKGYTTIDSNKSGVRFTNQKLTSLNEDFISVRDQYLEEQKSVISEIINIAAGYTGPVHSIGSVTAQLDVLTAFALASANAPRAYVRPEMCSSDVGELNLIQARHPCLELQEGVDFIANDVSFKRDECTFHIITGPNMGGKSTYIRTTGVVALLAHIGCFVPCDSAKISILDCILARVGADDSQTKGLSTFMTEMIETAAILRTATSNSLVIIDELGRGTSTYEGCGIAWSIADHLATELKPYCLFATHFHEITRLAEDVPTVKNLQVTAVVGDNKLTLLYRVKPGVCDQSFGIHVAKMANFPDHVVEAAEKKLIELEDCQKITFEGSDDPAARRKIIKAGDELIAIFAAKCKALDPSLTKPEIENKIQLYKEEILSHNNPYINALLSSP, encoded by the exons ATGCTCGGTGCTG AGCCATACAAAACGGAAGGATTGATCCTAAGCAAGTccaactttgaaaattttgttcgtGATTTGTTGCTGGTCAAACAGTACAGAGTGGAAGTGTTTGTTAATCAAGGATCAGGAAAGAATCAGGATTGGATTCTAGAATACAAAGGATCTCCGGGAAATTTAGTTCAATTTGAGGATATTCTGTTCAGCAATAATGATGTCGCAGTCAGTACCTCGGTTATGGCTGTGAAACTTGGTGGTGAGGCAAAAAACAGG ATAGTCGGAGTGAGTTGCGTAGATTCAGTTGAGCGTTTAATTTCTGTTTGCGAATTTGCCGACGACGATTTGTTCTCAAACCTAGAAGCGCTTGTGATTTCCCTTGGACCAAAAGAATGCTTAATAATTCAAGGGGATGGCAGTCAAgagtttcaaactttgaaacaG TTAATGGAACGAAGTAACATCATGGTCACGCTAAGAAAGAAGAGTGATTTTTCAACGGATTCAATTGTTCAAGACATGAACACGCTTCTGAACTTCAGGAAAGGCCAGCAAAGAAATGCCCAGACACTTGtggaaatgaatttaaaagtGGCTATGGCGGGAACATCAGCGATTATCAAATATCTTGAG TTGACATCGGACGAAGGAAATTTCAATCAGTTCAAGGTAAAACAATTGGAACAGTCTAGATTCGTCAGATTAGATGCAGCAGCAGTGAGAGCGCTGAGCATCGAACCACGCGGCGATCTTCCTTCTGGGACAAGTACAGGCGCTCCGAATAGCATACTGAATCTCTTGGATCGATGCAGAACCCCACAAGGACACAGATTGATATCTCAGTGGATTAGACAACCGCTGCGAGACATTGCGTTGATCAAAGAACGACATGACATTGTTGAAACTTTGGTAAAAGACAACGAATTGAGGTCCTCTCTGATGGAAGATCATCTGAGACGCGTACCCGATCTTCAGCAGCTTGCAAAAAAGTTAGCCAAAAAGAAAGTCACTCTACAGGATTGTtgcag AATTTACTTTTGTGTCTCGCACTTGCCAGTACTCACTGAGCAATTGTGTAATGCAAAATATGGCGCGGCGATGAAGGCAATGATAGTAGATCCACTCAGAGAGCTTATTTCTGATATGGATAAGTATCAACAAATGATAGAACAAACTATTGATTTGGAAGCTGCAGAGAAGGGTGATTACATGGTGAAACCAGAATTTAATAACGATTTGCAAG AGCTTAAGCTGAAAATGAATGATTTGGAGGAAGAAATACAAGGCCTGATCAACAAAGTTGCCACAGACTTGTCTCTTGAAGCTGGAAAAGTTCTCAAACTGGAATCGAATCAACAGTTTGGatattattttcgaataacgttgaaagaagaaaagtcTATCAGGAACAAGAAAGGCTACACAACTATAGATTCAAACAAAAGCGGCGTGAGGTTTACAAACCAGAAACTGACGTCTCTTAATGAAGACTTCATAAGCGTCAGGGATCAGTATTTGGAAGAACAAAAATCTGTCATTTCAGAAATCATCAACATCGCAG CTGGATACACTGGACCAGTTCATTCCATCGGTTCTGTGACAGCTCAGCTCGACGTACTTACAGCTTTTGCATTAGCTTCAGCTAACGCTCCGAGAGCTTATGTTAGACCAGAAATGTGTTCCAGTGATGTTGGCGAGTTAAATCTCATTCAGGCAAGACATCCTTGCCTAGAACTTCAGGAAGGGGTGGATTTCATCGCAAACGATGTCAGCTTCAAAAGAG ACGAATGCACCTTTCACATAATAACTGGGCCAAATATGGGCGGAAAAAGTACGTACATTCGAACAACAGGAGTTGTCGCTCTGCTAGCTCACATTGGCTGTTTTGTGCCTTGTGATagtgcaaaaatttcaatacttgATTGTATTTTGGCGAGAGTCGGAGCCGATGATTCTCAAACTAAAGGACTTTCTACCTTCATGACTGAGATGATTGAAACAGCGGCTATTTTAAGG ACTGCAACGTCTAATTCTCTTGTCATAATCGACGAACTTGGTAGAGGAACTTCCACGTATGAGGGTTGCGGAATAGCTTGGTCTATAGCCGA TCATTTGGCCACAGAACTCAAACCTTACTGTCTCTTCGCTACTCATTTCCATGAAATAACGAGGCTAGCAGAAGATGTACCAACAGTAAAGAATCTCCAAGTAACTGCAGTTGTCGGAGACAACAAGCTCACTTTACTGTATCGCGTTAAACCAGGTGTTTGCGACCAAAGTTTCGGAATACACGTTGCTAAAATGGCAAACTTTCCAGACCATGTTGTGGAG GCCgctgaaaaaaaactgattgaATTGGAAGATTGTcaaaaaataacttttgaaggcTCGGATGATCCAGCAgctagaagaaaaattataaaa gctGGAGACGAGCTGATCGCAATTTTTGCAGCCAAATGCAAAGCACTCGATCCATCATTAACGAAGccagaaattgaaaacaaaattcagtTATACAAAGAAGAGATTCTTTCTCACAACAATCCTTATATAAATGCACTGTTGTCGAGTCCGTGA